AGTGTCCtgggggggggtcctggggtCCCTCCCCCCCGAATGATTTCTGAGGgctgaggagagaaggaaactgatggatggggggggggggggggtcttgGGGCTTTTCTGAGCCCAGGAAGTGGTGTGTGGGGGTCTCCCTGCACCCCCCTTCTTTCTCCAATCTCCCCCCTCCCAAattctcctctccccccccccagctgaGCCCTGTCCCTCCCCCACCATCGTCCCCTCCTATTACACCACATCCGATGCCGTCATCTCCTCCGAGAGCGTTTTCCTGGTGGAAATCTCCTTGGTCTGTCAAAACGGAGCTCAGGTCAGGCCTGGGGGGggccaaaatattttatttttttggggggagagcCTCTCAATCCCccaaaaccccttttttttataattcttttCCCTTACAGAACGTAGCTCTTTACGCCGACGTCAACGgcaagcagttccctgtcacCCGTGGCCAGGATGTGGGGAGGTAccaggtggggctggggggggtctAATAAAGATCTGGGGGGGTCTAAACTTTatttttgggcttttttaatattttattgccCCCCAACCCCCAGGTTTCTTGGAGCTTGGAGCACCGGAACGCCCACTCGGGAACCTACGAGGTGAAGTTTTTCGACGAGGAATCATACAGTGCCCTGAGAAAGGTGGGGAAAACCCctccaaacccccccccaatCAATCAGGCTGCTCCAAGgtgtgcccccccccccttctgaaccccttttttttatgcttgtccccctcttttcctcctcGTTAGGCTCAGAGGAACAACGAGGACGTGTCCCGCATCCAGCCTCTCTTCACTGTCAACGTTGACcacagggtgggtttttttttgggggggggggtgatttggctgcatccagttggcagcaggtcactagtggtgtcccccagggatcagtgttgggcccagtgctgttcagtatctttattgatggtttagatgaggggattgagtccattATGAGGAAAtctgtggatcagctggaaggcaggagggctctgcagagggacctggacagactggagagttgggatgatcccaaggggatgaggttcaacacaacaaccccatggggagctccaggctgggcacagagtggcagaaagggacctgggagtctggattgccaggaaggtgaccatgagccagcagtgtgcccaggtggccaagaaggccaatggcatcctgggctggctcaggaagagcgtggccagcaggtccagggaagggattctgcccctgtgctcagccctggtgaggccacagcttgagtcctgtgtccagttctgggccccgcagcccctcaggaaggagcttgaggtgctggagcaggtccagagaagagcaaggaggctgtgaagggatccagcagaattgctgtgaggaagggctgagggagctgggggtgttgaggctggagaagaggaggctcaggggagacctcatcactctctccagctccttccaacccagccagttctatgatttgAGGGAGGGGGCAATGCTTGGACCCCCCCCCTCAATTTTTGGGGGGTCAGCAACTGCTTGGACCCCCCCTCAATTTTGGGGGGGGTCCTGAAGGGTTTTGGGCAGAAATTGGGGggatttagtttttttttttttttcaagagggGAGGGCCTCAATATTTTAGGGGGTGGGGGGCTTATCAGTGACACCcccccctatttttttttttcttttttagggtGCTTGGAACGGGCCCTGGGTGTCAACAGAGGTTGTAGCAGCTGCCATCGGGCTCCTGGTTTATTATTTGGCTTTCAGCACCAAAAGCAGCATCCAGGCATAagaccccccccccaaaaaaaaaaacccaaaaagctcctccctccccccccccaaaaaaaaaaatccctgaataTCGTggtgagttaaaaaaaaaaataataaaaaaagcttgaaaagaaTCAGAAGTAGAAAAGGGAAATTGAAGGGCTGAAACAgcacaaaacccccccaaaaaaaataaaacagaaaaaccaagcccctcctccccaaaaaaaTTCCCCCCCCCTTGAATGTTctagtaaattaaaaaaaaaaaaaaattaaccaaacaccccc
This Calypte anna isolate BGI_N300 unplaced genomic scaffold, bCalAnn1_v1.p scaffold_118_arrow_ctg1, whole genome shotgun sequence DNA region includes the following protein-coding sequences:
- the SSR4 gene encoding translocon-associated protein subunit delta; translated protein: MAGLALVAGLLAAALRAAAEPCPSPTIVPSYYTTSDAVISSESVFLVEISLVCQNGAQNVALYADVNGKQFPVTRGQDVGRYQVSWSLEHRNAHSGTYEVKFFDEESYSALRKAQRNNEDVSRIQPLFTVNVDHRGAWNGPWVSTEVVAAAIGLLVYYLAFSTKSSIQA